One genomic segment of Deinococcus yavapaiensis KR-236 includes these proteins:
- a CDS encoding response regulator transcription factor, which yields MLPQILIVEDDPHLGPLLREYLSADYQVHHAPTLKDAQGWLGTHSAQLILLDLNLPDGDGLDLVQSLRQFSSTPVLILSARSAVGERVAGLNAGADDYLTKPFAMPELDARIGALLRRTAAGGGVSLGNTSLSTSSLTLSVDDHETILTEHEARILELMMRTPDRVFSRGDIESHLYGWDTPNSNSVEVRISQLRKKLSQVGSELRIRTIRNVGYVLQS from the coding sequence ATGCTTCCCCAAATCCTGATCGTCGAAGATGACCCGCATCTCGGTCCGCTGTTGCGCGAGTACCTCAGCGCCGACTATCAAGTGCACCACGCCCCGACCCTCAAGGACGCGCAAGGATGGCTCGGCACGCATTCCGCGCAGCTGATCTTGCTCGACCTCAACTTGCCTGACGGCGACGGTCTCGACCTCGTGCAGTCCTTGCGGCAGTTTTCCAGCACGCCCGTCTTGATCCTCTCGGCGCGTTCCGCCGTCGGAGAGCGCGTCGCGGGCCTCAACGCGGGCGCCGACGACTACCTTACGAAGCCCTTCGCGATGCCCGAACTCGACGCGCGCATCGGCGCGTTGCTGCGGCGCACGGCGGCGGGCGGCGGAGTCTCCCTCGGCAACACGAGCTTGTCGACTTCGTCCTTGACGCTCAGCGTCGATGATCACGAAACGATCCTCACCGAGCACGAGGCGCGCATCCTGGAGCTCATGATGCGGACGCCCGACCGTGTGTTTTCGCGGGGCGACATCGAATCTCACCTGTACGGCTGGGACACGCCGAACTCCAACTCCGTCGAAGTTCGCATTTCGCAACTTCGCAAGAAGCTTTCGCAAGTCGGCTCGGAGCTTCGCATTCGCACCATTCGCAACGTCGGCTACGTGCTGCAGTCCTGA
- a CDS encoding sensor histidine kinase, with protein sequence MTLRFRLALVYSLVALVLLAVLAGTGTFLLTSEVEKQFVSRLEDQAEYVRNLFTGDAPLGIERPSGGALVYLFGQNGFISASQNLGSFQPVIREGQQVLDNGTSVYGIVRPVLGDVRVWVALPYEPVLSIQRSAWQFLLLGLLVAPVLMLLIGWLVGRYYLRGLASAARVAERLDPSAGSIPLPSRQDEVYRLLEAINRLLGRISTQQQREKALLGQIVHELGAPLTVLRASLARASLSTESEEVRRAALVAEELSFTTQDLMQLARGQMDITLALHFLPAANLRDRLDRLVPSVRYEGDWSIMVLCDPDRLVQALRNLLANARRAAGRSGRVELRLLETPTELRFIVRDDGPGLPAELGERIFEPFVSGSGSSGLGLSVSRQIAELHGGTLTGGNHAGGGAEFLLILPSATVGDEDDADDDLDDFSASRDAVAESKFSA encoded by the coding sequence ATGACGCTGCGGTTTCGCCTCGCCCTCGTCTACTCGCTCGTCGCGCTCGTGCTGCTCGCCGTTTTGGCCGGCACGGGCACGTTCTTGTTGACGAGCGAAGTGGAAAAGCAGTTCGTTTCGCGCCTCGAAGATCAAGCGGAGTACGTGCGCAACCTCTTCACGGGAGACGCGCCGCTCGGCATCGAGCGACCGTCTGGCGGCGCGCTCGTGTACTTGTTCGGACAAAACGGCTTCATCTCGGCTTCGCAAAACCTCGGCTCGTTTCAGCCGGTGATTCGAGAAGGACAGCAAGTGCTCGACAACGGCACGAGCGTGTACGGCATCGTCCGCCCGGTGCTCGGTGACGTGCGGGTGTGGGTCGCGTTGCCGTACGAACCGGTGCTCAGCATCCAACGCAGCGCGTGGCAGTTTTTGCTGCTCGGGTTGCTGGTCGCTCCCGTCTTGATGCTCCTCATCGGTTGGCTGGTCGGTCGGTATTACCTGCGGGGGCTCGCGAGCGCCGCGCGTGTCGCCGAGCGCCTCGATCCTTCTGCCGGAAGCATTCCGCTACCAAGCCGCCAAGACGAGGTGTACCGCCTCCTGGAAGCGATCAACCGCTTGTTGGGCCGTATTTCGACGCAGCAGCAGCGCGAGAAGGCGCTGCTCGGCCAGATCGTGCACGAGCTCGGCGCGCCCTTGACGGTCTTGCGCGCGAGCCTTGCACGGGCGAGCTTGTCCACGGAAAGCGAGGAAGTGCGGCGCGCCGCGCTCGTCGCCGAGGAATTGTCGTTCACGACGCAAGACCTCATGCAACTTGCGCGCGGCCAGATGGACATCACCCTCGCTTTGCACTTCCTGCCCGCCGCGAACTTGCGCGATCGTCTCGACCGCCTCGTGCCGAGCGTTCGCTACGAAGGCGATTGGAGCATCATGGTGCTGTGCGACCCCGACCGTCTCGTGCAGGCGCTGCGCAATCTGCTTGCCAACGCTCGTCGAGCGGCGGGTCGAAGCGGCCGAGTGGAGCTTCGCCTTCTGGAAACTCCGACGGAGCTGCGCTTTATCGTGCGTGACGACGGCCCCGGACTGCCCGCCGAACTCGGCGAGCGGATCTTCGAGCCGTTCGTGTCCGGAAGCGGCTCGTCGGGCCTCGGCTTGTCGGTGTCGCGGCAAATCGCAGAATTGCACGGCGGAACGCTGACGGGCGGCAACCACGCCGGGGGCGGCGCGGAGTTCTTGCTGATCTTGCCGAGCGCGACGGTCGGTGACGAGGACGACGCCGACGATGACTTGGACGACTTCAGCGCTTCTCGCGACGCCGTCGCCGAGTCGAAATTTTCGGCGTGA
- a CDS encoding nucleotidyltransferase family protein, with the protein MAQSWNAVVLGGGDPLDPLAQAHGVPVKALLDLGGEPMGRIVLRTLRESGRVSRVAYVGPLHGDMTEFVDLNLPDSGTLLGNLEAGVRALGEQAMVLVVTGDVPLMTPQMLRDVLDGAPSASLVYPVVPKDACEAAFPGVKRTYARLKDGTFTGGNVFLLDPKLIEAFLPKLRQLLALRKKPFALARLIGVDVLFRLLIGTLSIAQLESRVSKILGVPARALVTRHAAIGTDVDKEEDVTLARRYLQTR; encoded by the coding sequence ATGGCCCAGTCGTGGAATGCCGTCGTCCTCGGTGGGGGAGACCCGCTCGACCCGCTCGCCCAAGCGCACGGAGTTCCCGTCAAAGCCTTGCTCGATCTTGGCGGCGAGCCGATGGGACGCATCGTCTTGCGCACCTTGCGCGAAAGTGGCCGAGTGTCGCGCGTGGCGTACGTCGGCCCTTTGCACGGTGACATGACCGAGTTCGTGGACCTCAACTTGCCCGACTCGGGAACCCTGCTCGGCAACTTAGAGGCGGGCGTGCGCGCCCTCGGAGAGCAGGCGATGGTGCTCGTCGTGACGGGCGACGTCCCTCTCATGACGCCGCAAATGCTGCGCGACGTCCTCGACGGCGCTCCAAGCGCGTCGCTGGTCTATCCCGTCGTACCGAAAGACGCGTGCGAAGCGGCGTTTCCAGGCGTGAAACGCACGTATGCCCGCTTGAAGGACGGGACGTTCACGGGCGGCAACGTCTTCCTGCTCGATCCTAAGCTCATCGAGGCGTTCTTGCCGAAGCTGCGTCAACTGCTGGCGCTTCGCAAGAAGCCGTTCGCACTCGCGCGCCTCATCGGCGTGGACGTCCTGTTTCGCCTTTTGATCGGAACGCTGTCGATTGCTCAACTCGAATCGCGGGTGTCGAAGATCTTGGGAGTTCCCGCCCGCGCGCTCGTGACGCGACACGCGGCGATCGGCACGGACGTGGACAAGGAAGAAGACGTGACGCTCGCTCGGCGCTACTTACAGACACGCTGA
- a CDS encoding DEAD/DEAH box helicase, translating into MQFNELIPPTLAELLASRGITEASPIQEQSLPHTFAGRDLIGRARTGTGKTLAFVLPIAVKLQEDATRGRGPRAIVLAPTRELAKQVAGEFEQTARHLKIVTVYGGAAYSPQENALARGVDIVVGTPGRVIDHLERGNLRLENVQFAVLDEADEMLSVGFADAIESILSATPQERQTLFFSATLPAGVERLAAQYLHNPITVDLVGERASQTAQTVTHLAVKVGRTRTRVLADLLTVYNPERAIVFTRTKREADELALELIHRGIEAEGLHGDLAQSQRERALGAFRSGRVRVLVATDVAARGLDIAEVDLVVQYHMPNDTEAYVHRSGRTGRAGREGTAIVLYGDREGRELRNLEHATGVRFQPRSVPTPKEVREASARTAADAVRHIETDLAESFREQAESLLNDLGVEALARALAKIAGVTTQAQSASLLSGEEGMTTVLLHAERMSVPRAVALLAQNLGVDSRSLGKIRLWRGGAVADVPAENVAKLLERSPLDGEVQVTIADELPELFEVAERDGRSRDGGRGYQGGRGGYGERRGGSRDGGGDGGSRPRGEYRPRSDSRSDNGERRSNYRARDRR; encoded by the coding sequence ATGCAATTCAACGAACTCATTCCGCCGACCTTGGCGGAACTGCTTGCCTCGCGCGGCATCACGGAAGCTTCTCCCATCCAAGAACAAAGCTTGCCTCACACCTTCGCGGGACGCGACCTCATCGGCCGCGCGCGCACGGGCACGGGCAAGACCCTGGCCTTCGTGCTGCCGATCGCCGTGAAACTTCAAGAAGACGCCACGCGTGGACGCGGGCCGCGCGCCATCGTGCTCGCCCCCACCCGGGAACTCGCCAAGCAAGTCGCCGGTGAATTCGAGCAGACCGCGCGTCACCTCAAGATCGTGACCGTCTACGGCGGCGCCGCCTACAGCCCGCAGGAAAACGCGCTCGCGCGTGGTGTCGACATCGTCGTCGGCACGCCGGGCCGCGTCATCGACCACCTCGAACGTGGCAACTTGCGCCTGGAGAACGTGCAGTTCGCCGTTCTTGACGAGGCCGACGAGATGCTGAGCGTCGGCTTCGCGGACGCCATCGAATCGATCCTGAGCGCCACGCCGCAAGAACGTCAAACGCTGTTCTTCTCGGCGACGCTGCCCGCCGGGGTCGAGCGTCTCGCCGCGCAGTACCTTCACAACCCGATCACGGTCGACCTCGTGGGGGAACGCGCTTCGCAAACCGCGCAGACCGTCACGCACCTCGCCGTGAAAGTCGGTCGCACGCGCACTCGTGTGCTCGCCGATTTGCTGACCGTCTACAACCCCGAGCGCGCCATCGTCTTCACGCGTACGAAGCGGGAAGCGGACGAGCTCGCCTTGGAGCTCATCCACCGCGGCATCGAAGCCGAAGGCTTGCACGGCGACCTCGCGCAAAGCCAGCGTGAACGCGCCCTGGGCGCCTTCCGCTCGGGTCGAGTGCGCGTCCTCGTCGCGACGGACGTCGCCGCCCGCGGCCTCGACATCGCCGAAGTCGACCTCGTGGTGCAATACCACATGCCGAACGACACGGAAGCCTACGTGCACCGCAGCGGTCGTACGGGCCGTGCGGGCCGCGAAGGCACGGCCATCGTGCTGTACGGCGACCGTGAAGGACGCGAATTGCGCAACCTCGAGCACGCGACGGGCGTGCGCTTCCAGCCGCGTTCCGTCCCGACGCCCAAGGAAGTGCGTGAAGCGTCCGCCCGCACCGCCGCCGACGCCGTACGGCACATCGAAACGGACCTCGCCGAGAGCTTCCGCGAGCAAGCCGAGAGCCTCTTGAACGACCTTGGCGTCGAAGCGCTCGCGCGCGCCCTCGCCAAGATCGCGGGCGTCACGACGCAAGCACAAAGCGCCTCGTTGCTTTCGGGCGAGGAAGGCATGACGACCGTCTTGCTGCACGCCGAGCGCATGAGCGTGCCGCGCGCCGTCGCCCTGCTCGCGCAAAACCTCGGCGTGGATTCGCGCTCGCTCGGCAAGATCCGTTTGTGGCGTGGCGGCGCGGTCGCCGACGTGCCCGCCGAGAACGTCGCGAAGCTTCTCGAGCGTTCCCCGCTCGACGGCGAAGTGCAAGTTACGATCGCCGACGAACTGCCTGAACTCTTCGAAGTCGCCGAGCGTGACGGACGCAGCCGCGACGGTGGACGCGGCTACCAAGGTGGCCGAGGCGGCTACGGTGAGCGACGCGGCGGCTCCCGCGACGGTGGTGGCGACGGCGGCTCCCGCCCGCGCGGCGAGTACCGCCCGCGCAGCGACAGCCGCAGCGACAACGGCGAACGCCGCAGCAACTACCGCGCCCGCGACCGCCGCTGA
- a CDS encoding winged helix-turn-helix transcriptional regulator produces the protein MTTPVKNDSIKVESGKIEAVKSEAAHGSFCPVHRAIGILQEKWVMHIIRSLLAGDKGFNELSRSVGGCNPATLAQRLDHLEELGLIRKTVTSVMPPRTHYALTDAGRELQGVIDAIDTWARTNLQNSGC, from the coding sequence ATGACGACGCCCGTGAAGAACGACTCGATCAAGGTCGAGTCAGGCAAGATCGAAGCCGTGAAGTCCGAAGCGGCGCACGGCTCGTTCTGCCCCGTTCACCGCGCGATCGGCATCTTGCAGGAAAAGTGGGTGATGCACATCATCCGCTCCCTGCTCGCGGGCGACAAGGGCTTCAACGAGTTGTCGCGCTCCGTCGGCGGATGCAACCCCGCCACGCTGGCCCAGCGCCTCGACCACCTCGAAGAGCTCGGCCTCATCCGCAAAACCGTCACCTCGGTCATGCCGCCGCGCACCCACTACGCCCTCACCGACGCCGGACGAGAGTTGCAAGGCGTGATCGACGCGATCGACACGTGGGCTCGAACCAACTTGCAGAACTCCGGCTGCTGA
- a CDS encoding nitroreductase family protein: MTTVTSRVLDTREAIETRRSIRKFVQEPLNQDDLREILRLTSLAPSANNVQTWRFAVVQNKDLQEKLQEAAYNQGQVSNAPAVIVLYSDMEDVLSNVHDIFHPGMGEEQIKERAERFRASFEGQSVEERGAWANAQANIALGYLLIAARSLGYDTVPMLGFDPQKVRDLLGLPAHAHITAMVPVGKRAEEGFPHHRHGLDRLVRWY; the protein is encoded by the coding sequence ATGACGACCGTTACCTCCCGCGTGCTCGATACCCGTGAAGCCATCGAAACCCGCCGCTCGATTCGCAAGTTCGTCCAAGAACCTCTCAATCAAGACGACTTGCGCGAGATCCTGCGCCTCACCAGCCTCGCGCCGAGCGCAAACAACGTGCAGACGTGGCGCTTCGCCGTCGTGCAGAACAAGGACCTGCAAGAAAAGCTGCAGGAAGCGGCGTACAACCAAGGACAGGTCTCCAACGCGCCGGCCGTCATCGTGTTGTACAGCGACATGGAAGACGTCCTCTCGAACGTGCACGACATCTTCCACCCCGGCATGGGCGAAGAGCAGATCAAGGAGCGGGCCGAGCGTTTCCGCGCCAGCTTCGAAGGACAAAGCGTCGAGGAGCGTGGCGCGTGGGCCAACGCCCAAGCCAATATCGCTCTCGGCTACCTGCTGATCGCCGCGCGAAGCCTCGGCTACGATACCGTCCCGATGCTCGGATTCGATCCGCAAAAGGTTCGCGACCTCCTCGGTCTTCCCGCGCACGCTCACATCACGGCGATGGTCCCCGTGGGCAAGCGCGCCGAGGAAGGCTTCCCTCACCACCGCCACGGCCTCGATCGCCTCGTGCGCTGGTACTGA